A segment of the Tachysurus vachellii isolate PV-2020 chromosome 18, HZAU_Pvac_v1, whole genome shotgun sequence genome:
CATTAAATTGTTACCACCTCCATCCTAGTACACTCCTGTatctcattctattctattccattctataGCACAACTATACAtgcaatgtatttatttttgaatttatttcttaattttttacgtttttttgttgttgttgttttattatcttGTTATCTCTGTGTACTGCGTATGACAccaaaacaaattccttgtatgcgcaagcatacttggcaataaaactcttcttgattctgattctggttctttTATCTCATTAGATTCTTTGCTTTCTGCCTGATGATTGCTAATGGGCAAATCACAGTCATTTGACATATTTAGGAGAAACAAGATGATAACTATTACATGCAATAAGAGACTATTACACTTTGTTTCAACAGGCAATTTGATTGGTCCATCATGTGGGCATGGGCACTACTTCCTGTTATCTTTGCAGTGTTCGGCATGCTAGGCATCtggactgtgtatgtgtctgttttcttctctattttttcatttctgtgaaTGATGTACATCCGTTTGTATCACTACTTTGtggtatgtttgtgtttttacatgCCAGGTTTGGTTTAGCCGTGTCCAATGAGACAGTAAATCTGACAGTCGAGTTTCCATACATCAGGTGATTATAATTTGACCTACATGGCATACCATCCTTAATCTTCTTTACGTTTTGTAATTGGTTACGTGACTGGTATTATTTCTCTTAGTACGTGTGGCACATATAACCCTCAGAGCTGTCTCTTCTCCCAGATATGCAACATCTGCTCTGTACTAGGTGAGTGCTTctcaatctttctctctgtctttcttactATGGTTCAcccacttcattcattcatttatttattcagtcagcctctctctctctctctctctctctctctctctctctctctctctctctctctctatctctctatctctccaactctctctctctctcagctctgtgggTTGTGATAATAAGGTTCCAGCAGGTGAGGGATTTGAATTGTGCATCATATGTAAACACAGCCAGTCTGATTCTGGGGTTCATTTCATCAGTAGGAATTTCCATCCTGGGAAACTTCCAGGTTTGTTCTACTGTCCTATTTgttcatgaaaaaagaaagaaaaagaagttcTTGCCTGTTCTTTCCCATCTTCATTGTGTGTTTGATCGTTGACTTTTCTCATTCTTAGCAATCAGTGGTGATGGGTGCTCACTTGTTGGGCGCCTTTCTGGCATTTTTTGTGGGTCTAGCATACTTCTGGCTTCAGGTGTGGCTCACTTACCATGCAAAACCATCACAAGACAAGAAGTGGGTGGGGCCTGCACGGATCATCTTCTGCAGTCTTTGCACTTGCTTGGTTGTTGCCAGTATCCTTTAAACTGCCATTGCAAATAACAGTGTTAAATATAACTGAGTTGTATTTGTGACAGTTAGAGCTTTGGGAGTTAGAGAGAATTTACTTGGTCCTAATAAAAATATGCATCATTAATCAGCTTTCAgacaagaaacaaagaaagaaagatggctTAGACTTAAGAAGCAATAACATGACTAGATGTTATAATCACATTGTGTACAAATGTAATCATCTTCTTTGTATTGTTTCTGTCTGTCCCATTccaatacacacaaactcccTGTTTTGAACCTTAATTCCTTTCCAACAGTGTCTGTGCTCCATAACACAGGCTACAGATCTGCATCTGCCATGTGTGAGTGGGCTTTGGTCATGTGCTTCTTCATGCTATTTGGCATTTTCTCTGCAGAGTTTCGACACATTGACTTCCATAAATTACACGTACAGAAGGGGTTCAGCGAATTTAACCCTGAACTTCCACCACAGGAAAGTAGCGAGGTGGAAATGACAGGACAGTtaaccaacacacaaacacctgttGCCAAAGTGAAAGTGTGACCTGGAGTATGGATGCAAAGGTTTATAATATCGTATCATGTGGGTTTAAGCTACTAATATGGACCTAATGTTTTAGACAAAGAGAACTTATAATCAACTTTTATTAAAGATGTCCAATTTATAAACCCAACCCATTCTTTCCAGCTTTGACTGATTCATAAGTCTAGCTACTCATATTTGCTGATATTGATATGTTTATTTCTTCctgaaataataaatgatgtgtTTGCTGTGCTTTGATTGATGTCACTCAGTTTATACAACCAAAATAACTCAAATCTTTTGCCAATTCCAGATCAGCATCTTTTAACGATCAGCGTCTAGCAAACAGTACAAAACAGAAGgccaaaaatgcaaaaatgggATTTTTCACAACCAAGACCTATTCAATAGACTTTTCAAAACCAATAAGCATACCCACAGTACCTTAGGCAGATTATTGACTATGGTTCTAACTTTTTAAATAGCAGTAGAGGGTGTGATAACAAATGTACAGttcgacaattgtgtattgatgaggaggttgttgtcctcaaagaccacatggaatTGGTATCTCCTCTATTCTCAAttatttgtgtaatatatatgaTCCTATTATTTATATGATCCTGAAGCATATTATTTAGTAACTGCTATCAAATGATAGTAGAATGGCTTTTGAAATATATACTTACGGGTTTAAAATCAGCAGTATAAGGTAGCTGTAGAAAGTAGCTTCCCATCGGGCTAT
Coding sequences within it:
- the tmem150b gene encoding modulator of macroautophagy TMEM150B: MWAWALLPVIFAVFGMLGIWTVFGLAVSNETVNLTVEFPYISTCGTYNPQSCLFSQICNICSVLALWVVIIRFQQVRDLNCASYVNTASLILGFISSVGISILGNFQQSVVMGAHLLGAFLAFFVGLAYFWLQVWLTYHAKPSQDKKWVGPARIIFCSLCTCLVVAMSVLHNTGYRSASAMCEWALVMCFFMLFGIFSAEFRHIDFHKLHVQKGFSEFNPELPPQESSEVEMTGQLTNTQTPVAKVKV